From a single Mobula birostris isolate sMobBir1 chromosome 13, sMobBir1.hap1, whole genome shotgun sequence genomic region:
- the LOC140206945 gene encoding serine/threonine-protein kinase Chk1-like, producing the protein MMAVPFVQDWDLLQTLGEGAYEPDVGMPEADADGFFQQLIAGVEYLHNNGITHRGIKPETLLLGDQVCKAFLAT; encoded by the exons ATGATGGCAGTTCCGTTTGTGCAAGATTGGGATCTGCTGCAGACTTTGGGTGAAGGAGCATATG AGCCTGACGTGGGGATGCCCGAGGCAGATGCTGATGGGTTTTTCCAGCAGCTGATAGCAGGAGTG GAATATCTTCACAACAATGGAATTACACACAGGGGCATCAAGCCAGAGACTCTGTTACTTGGTGACCAAG TGTGCAAAGCATTTCTAGCAACGTAA